One region of Gossypium raimondii isolate GPD5lz chromosome 6, ASM2569854v1, whole genome shotgun sequence genomic DNA includes:
- the LOC105774281 gene encoding protein ROOT INITIATION DEFECTIVE 3, producing MSVVIASSSIDGGIGCWDLQTGAEQLRYKTCASPPHGLTTVGCRFLACSQLRDPSATSGHLLYWSWSKPQAQVKSFPVEPIKPLIANSDGTYIVGGGSSGDIYIWEVATGRLLKKWHAHYRAITCLVFSEDDSLLISGSEDGCVRVWSLFMIFDDVRRQQVSHLYEYSFTEHTLRVTDIVIGYGGGNAIIVSASEDRTCKVWSLSKGRLLRNVVFPSIIDAIAIDPGEHVFYAGSRDGKIYITALNAESSPSDNYGLHIIGSLTDQSKPVTCLAYSAEGNLLLSGSEDGMIRVWDVKTQNITRMFRHSKGPVNNIVIVRLPYPLGRAESKSQPSSRKHELSLPPPLEKYANSSDEDMDNKAIVMLPDTIDLPSYLSSQLINDHIKQLQQQGSSAVAEMEAKRLKADCQRSKEMFQQLRKVYDNLQEFCVNELLDEQTMEGSKGN from the exons ATGAGTGTAGTGATAGCATCATCTTCAATCGACGGCGGCATCGGTTGCTGGGACCTACAGACAGGGGCAGAGCAACTCCGTTACAAAACTTGCGCCTCCCCTCCACACGGCCTCACCACCGTCGGTTGCCGTTTCCTCGCCTGCTCTCAACTTCGTGACCCCTCCGCCACCTCCGGTCACCTCCTTTATTGGTCTTGGTCCAAG ccTCAAGCCCAAGTTAAAAGCTTTCCCGTTGAACCCATTAAACCGCTTATTGCTAATAGCGATGGTACTTACATAGTTGGTGGAGGTTCATCAGGTGATATTTACATTTGGGAG GTTGCTACGGGTAGGTTATTGAAGAAATGGCATGCTCATTATAGAGCAATTACATGTTTAGTTTTCTCTGAAGATGATTCACTTCTCATTTCCGGGTCCGAAGATGGATGCGTTCGAGTTTGGTCGCTTTTCAT GATATTCGATGATGTTAGACGGCAGCAGGTTAGTCATCTTTATGAGTATAGTTTTACGGAACATACTCTGCGTGTAACAGATATTGTTATTGGTTATGGCGGAGGGAATGCGATCATCGTGTCGGCTTCCGAGGACCGAACTTGTAAG GTATGGAGCTTATCCAAGGGAAGATTATTACGAAACGTTGTGTTTCCTTCCATCATTGATGCAATTGCAATAGACCCTGGTGAACATGTCTTCTATGCCGGCAGCCGAGATGGTAAAATTTATATCACTGCTCTTAATGCCGAAAGTTCCCCTAGCGACAACTATGGATTGCACATCATCGGTTCACTAACTGATCAAAG TAAGCCAGTTACATGCTTGGCATATAGTGCTGAAGGAAATTTGCTATTATCTGGATCAGAGGATGGCATGATTCGAGTTTGGGATGTGAAAACGCAAAACATTACTCGCATGTTCCGACATTCCAAAG GCCCTGTGAACAATATCGTCATTGTTAGACTCCCATACCCCCTTGGTCGGGCAGAATCAAAATCACAACCTTCCTCAAGAAAGCATGAACTTTCACTCCCACCTCCGCTAGAAAAATACGCAAATTCAAGCGATGAAGACATGGACAACAAGGCTATTGTTATGCTCCCAGATACTATCGACCTCCCTTCATACCTCAGTTCTCAGCTAATCAATGATCACATTAAACAACTTCAG CAACAAGGGTCTTCGGCTGTGGCCGAAATGGAAGCGAAGAGACTGAAGGCTGATTGTCAAAGATCAAAGGAGATGTTTCAACAACTGAGAAAAGTTTATGATAACTTACAGGAATTTTGTGTCAATGAGCTCTTAGATGAACAAACAATGGAAGGATCCAAAGGGAATTAA